In Candidatus Kerfeldbacteria bacterium, a single genomic region encodes these proteins:
- a CDS encoding O-antigen ligase family protein, which produces MTTFFKNKSIFYISIICIVCFEMLSLIGFQQPIVNTATFFLIGVLTFVLSLRFPFAGLCIVATEIVIGSFGYLFYFQVHDTRISVRIAIFAAVFLAWLIRRFRFRTLYFFKNPLIKPIIALGIIVSFGILLGIAHGNGLSAVFNDANSYLFFLLLLVISDIVFSKNDFKKLFIVISAACTWVIIKTYLVLVYFSHVSDESLIKFAYRWLRVTRIGEITAVVGSVSRIFFQSHLWIVFAMVIAAFVLISYVRRKNSLKSRVLLIIMIVLSMSVILISYSRSFWLGLAMGLTISFSILLIKKLISFREFIGIAIGTCIVVALGLGINAFLIYLPLPGLSGELVNTGDLLVDRVTDLDEPAASSRFALLDPLIDTIRTRPIMGSGYGTTVTYQSVAPRALEVNNGVYTSFAFEWGYLDILTEVGLVGLAVIAYFMYRVFKFGIQVHQASQDDEERLFIIGLLSCLLILMCIHITTPFLNHPLGIFFVILCIQYFTVSSQAGSGGRLWKA; this is translated from the coding sequence GTGACTACTTTTTTCAAAAACAAAAGTATATTTTACATTTCAATTATTTGTATTGTATGCTTTGAAATGCTATCTTTAATTGGTTTTCAGCAACCGATCGTAAATACCGCTACATTTTTTTTAATTGGGGTGCTTACGTTTGTGCTCAGCTTGCGATTTCCGTTTGCTGGGCTTTGTATAGTTGCTACGGAAATTGTAATTGGTTCGTTTGGCTATCTTTTCTATTTTCAGGTTCATGATACCCGGATTTCTGTGCGGATAGCGATTTTTGCTGCAGTTTTTTTGGCCTGGCTTATTCGACGATTCAGATTCCGGACCCTCTACTTTTTTAAAAACCCTTTAATCAAGCCCATAATTGCACTGGGAATAATTGTCAGTTTTGGGATTTTACTGGGTATTGCTCATGGCAATGGATTGTCAGCAGTATTCAATGACGCAAATAGCTATTTATTCTTTCTGCTACTCTTAGTCATTTCTGATATCGTTTTTTCAAAAAATGATTTTAAAAAACTGTTTATTGTTATATCAGCTGCTTGTACTTGGGTTATTATCAAAACGTACCTGGTACTAGTGTATTTTAGTCATGTTTCTGACGAGTCATTGATTAAGTTTGCTTATCGTTGGCTTCGAGTTACACGAATAGGTGAAATAACAGCCGTTGTCGGCAGTGTCAGTCGAATTTTTTTCCAAAGTCATTTGTGGATTGTATTTGCCATGGTCATCGCTGCTTTTGTGCTTATAAGTTACGTTCGTCGGAAAAACTCGCTTAAATCAAGGGTATTGTTAATTATTATGATTGTTCTTTCAATGAGTGTAATACTAATTAGCTACTCAAGAAGTTTTTGGCTCGGGTTGGCGATGGGTTTGACCATTTCGTTTTCAATATTATTGATAAAAAAATTAATTTCATTTCGCGAGTTCATCGGTATAGCGATCGGCACATGCATAGTTGTAGCGCTTGGACTCGGTATTAATGCATTTCTTATCTATTTGCCATTACCTGGTCTATCAGGGGAACTCGTAAATACAGGTGATTTACTCGTTGATCGAGTGACTGATTTAGATGAACCAGCAGCAAGTAGTCGCTTCGCTTTGCTTGATCCACTCATCGATACAATACGCACCCGACCAATTATGGGCAGTGGCTATGGCACAACCGTAACATACCAATCTGTTGCACCACGTGCGCTCGAAGTTAACAATGGCGTATATACCTCCTTTGCTTTTGAATGGGGTTATCTCGATATATTGACGGAAGTAGGGTTAGTTGGATTAGCTGTTATTGCATATTTTATGTATCGGGTTTTTAAATTTGGCATACAGGTACATCAGGCGAGTCAAGATGATGAAGAGCGTTTGTTTATAATTGGTTTACTCAGCTGTTTGCTGATCCTGATGTGCATTCACATAACCACCCCTTTTCTTAATCATCCGCTTGGCATATTCTTTGTTATTTTATGCATACAATATTTTACGGTTTCTTCTCAAGCAGGATCTGGGGGGAGGCTATGGAAAGCTTGA